The Rothia sp. SD9660Na DNA segment TCCAGGGTTAGTGATAACAATGCGATTGCGATAAACCCGAATAACAACGTCTTTCGCGTAGGCAGTATCAGCATCAAGGGCACGGTGAACCAGAGCATTCGCCACCAGCTCACGAAGCACAATGAGCGGAATCTCAGGCTGATTTTTCAGCCCTCCCTGACCATCAGAAACCACAGAAAAACGAAGATTTCTTACTAACCATTGCAGAGTTTGCTCCAGCATCTCTACCAAGGGGCCGTCAGCTTCTAACTTGTCTGCATTACGCAAGACCTCATCTTCAACCCACCCAGAAACTTTGAGAGCAGGGTAGAACTGCTGCGGGTAGTTACCCAGGGCATACAAGCCAGCCAGGGTCAGCTGTCGGTGGTCTGCTGTAGTAACGCTTTTGCGAGCAAGCACGATCTTGTCGTCTATCTGACTCAGTCGTTGCGAAGTATGCCGGGCAGCTGAAACAAATTTTTCGGTGTACCGCCTATCGAGGTCTTCAGGGCTCGTGTGAGCAACCGCTTCAAGGTCATGCTGCCTGCGTTCCCGTGCGGCCAGAACACGGGTAATCTCGTAGTCGTCCATGGCGTAGTCGCCGTCGGAATAGCGCATGTAGGCCTTGCCCCGGTAATAGCAGGGGCGGTCAATCAGAGGGAGGGGCGCAACGCTCACGATGAGGACGGCAGCATCACCCACTGTTATGCGATCAAAGGTGGCGTTCCCCTTAGGGGTCAAAGAGTTTCGCAGGGCAGAGGCAATGGACTTTTCAAGTTCATCTATGTCATAGACTCCAACAACGGAGAAGTTCTCTGCTTCATCGATACCGCAGATAAGGGTTCCCCCGTCAGGCATATTGGAGAAGGCACAGAGGGTTTCAGCGATGCTGGTAGGGTAGCCTTCCGTTGCCTTTTTAATTTCGAGGCGGGGTTCTTCGGAACCGTAGGTTCTGAGCCGGTTCAGGGTCTCATTGAGATGTTCTAATGTCCATTCCATATGTACATATATACACACTTATACACATGATGTACATCATTTTGCACATTTCAATGTACATCTCCCCTATCAGTCCGCGCAGACCCCTCAGGCCGTATGCAGCGATAAACCGGCACAGAGCGAATACGACAAGGAGTTCTACCCTTTCACTACGTCACTCTTCAAAATATCCATCAGCCCCTCATTCACAAAGAGCTTTTCCCTACCAATTTTTTCTTCCCGCAGCACCCCGGCTGAGACGAGCTCCCCCAGGTATTTGGTTGCGGTCTGGCGGGTCACCGAGCAGCGGCCCACCACGTCCTTAATACGGCAGTAGGGCTGCTCAAAAAGAAGATCTACTACACCTACCGGCATCTGAGAGCCAATAGATTCTTTTACCTGTTCCTGCAATGCCTGAATCTGCTTAATCTTCTGCAGAGTACTCACCGCCGTTAACCGCATGGCTTCAACCATGTAGAGCGTCCAGTCTTCCCAGGCCCCCTCAGAGGTCACCGCGTTCAAGAGGCGGTAGTAGTCATTCTTCTGGGTAATGATGCTCTGAGAAATATAAAGAATAGGTTCGCTCAAAAGCCCGGAAGATACCAGCATCAGCACGTTCAGAATTCGCCCGGTACGCCCGTTACCGTCGTCGAAAGGATGGATAGCCTCAAACTGGTAATGGGCAAGCTCAACCTTCACCAGTGGGTCAAAACTACCAGCAGAATTCACAAACTCTTCCCAGTTGCGCAGTTTCTCAGAAATCACTCCAGCGCCCTGGGGCGGGGTATAGATACGACGGCGAGTTACCGGGTTACCGATATACACACCGTCCCCGTGTCTGACCCGAGTATCAATATCGCGGATGGTGCTACAAATATCTCGGGCAGTATTAGCAGTGATAATGCCCTGACGTTCCCGCATCGCTTCGAGCCCAGCAAAGAGGGCTTTTTAGTAACGCAGGGCCTCCCGGGTTGCTCCACTGGCCTCTGTTGATATCGTTGCTGCTTTAAAGAGTTCGTCGGTGGCAGATCATTGTAGGGTTCTTGACTCCCACAGACGAATGCGACCTCTTTTTCCGAGCGGATGTTCAAACATCACCCGCTCGGGGAAAAAGGTCGCATTCAACCAAGAGCTCTAGCCCTTCAGAACCTCAGCAAGTCTCCGCACACCCTCGGTCAGGGCGTCCGGCTCAATCGCTGAGAAGGCGATACGTAGCTGGTTAGCGCCGGGGTTCCGCGAAACACCATCTGAACCAACCACCGGCTCATAGAAAGCCGAGCCGGGAATGAAGACCACGCCGGCCTCGATGGCGGGGGCGAGGGCGTCCGTCGCGTCCTCGTACTTACCGCCGGCGGGCAGAGTTAGCCAGGTGAAGAAGCCGCCCTCGGGTACCGTCCAGGTGGTTCCCTCGGGCATGTACTTTTCGCAGGCGTCCAGCACGGCCTTGCAGCGGGCCTCGTAGAGGGCAGCGGTGGCGCGAGTATGAGACTCCCACAGGCCCTCGCTCATGAAACCCAGCACCAGGCGCTGCGACAGCACCGACGGGCAAATCGTCACCGCCTCACCCGCGATCTGCAGGAACTTACGCACACGGAAGGGGGCGACCATCCAGCCCACACGCACACCGGGTGAGAAGACCTTAGAGAAGGAGCCCAGGTAGAGCACGTTCTCAGGGTCCAGAGAATAGAGGGAGCGGCGGCGTTCCCCGGTGAAGGAGAGCTGGCCGTAGGGGTTATCCTCAACGATCAGCACGTCAGCTTCACGGCAGATATGCACCAGCTCGGCGCGGCGCTCGTCCGACAGGGAAATACCGGTGGGGTTCTGGAAGTTAGGGATGGTGTAGAGGAACTTAACCTGCTTACCTTCGGCCCGGATCTCTTCAATGGCCCGGGCGACGGCGGCGGGGTCGAGGCCGTCCGCGTCCAGGGCTACCTGGCGGACGTCCGCCTGGTAGCCCTCAAAGACGCCCAGGGCGCCGGTGTAGGTGGGGCCCTCCGCCAGGATTACGTCGCCGGGGTTGACGAAGAGTTTGGTGGCGAGGTCCAGGCCCATCTGGGAGCCCGCGGTCATCTGAATGTCATCGACCGCCGGGCGGGCACCCTCAGATTCCATGAAGTCGCAGACCAGTTCGGCCAGGGCTTCAAGGCCGGCACCTGAGCCGTACTGCAGGACTTCCAGGCCCTCTTCTTCGATGATGCGGGCGCTCATGGCCCCGAGTCGGTCAAGGGGCAGCAGGTCGAGGTCAGGGTTGCCGCCTGCCAGGGAGATAATGCCGGGGCGCATGGCTACCTCGAAGACATCGCGCACAGCGGACGGGCGGAACCCGGCGGCGCGGTCAGCGAAGTGGCGCATAATGCGGGCTTCGGCAGGGTTAGCTTCAGCTAGTAGGGCTGCAATCTTGCTCATGGTTACTCCTTGCCACCGTAGGTAATATCGGCGACGCCGGACGCCGGTGAGGTCGGCTCAGCACCTACCCCGGCGGCGTGCAGGGAGATGAGTTCGTAGACGGTGTGGGCGGCGGCGATGCCGGTCAGTTCGGCGTGGTCGTAGGCCGGGGACACCTCCACCACCTCGGAGCCCACCAGGTTGAGCCCGCGCAGACCGCGCAGGATTTCCAGCAGCTCACGGGAGGTGATGCCACCAGCTTCGGGGGTACCGGTGCCGGGGGCGTGGGCGGGGTCGAGCACGTCAATGTCGATGGAGACATAGAGGGGCTTATCGCCAATGCGCTCCCGCAGCAGCTCAACGACTTTCTGCACACCCAGGTAGTAGACGTCCGCGCTGGTGACGATGCCAAAGCCGAAGCGGGCGTCGTCCTCAAGGTCTTCGGTGCCGTAGAGGGGGCCGCGGGTGCCTACGTGGCAGAGGGCGTCGGTGTCGAGCAGGTCTTCTTCGAAGGCGCGGCGGAAGGGGGTGCCGTGGGTGTATTCGGCACCGAAGTAGGTATCCCAGGTATCCAGGTGGGCGTCGAAGTGCAGCAGGGCGACTTTGCCGTGCTTCTTGGCCAGGTTGCGCAGGTTGGCGAGCGCTACGGTGTGGTCGCCGCCGATGGTGACCAGGCGGGCGCCGTCCTTGGTCAGTTCGTGGGCTCCTGCCTCAAACATGGCAAGGGCTTCTTCGATGTTGAAGGGGTTGCCGATGATGTCACCGGCGTCGGCCACCTGGGCTTCCTTGAAGGGGGAGATGTTGGCAGCCGGGTTGAAGGGGCGCAGCAGGCGGGAGGATTCGCGCACGTGGTTGGAGCCAAAGCGGGCGCCGGGGCGGTAGGAGACGCCGGAGTCCCAGGGCATACCGGCTACGACGATGTCGGCTTTCTCGACCTGGTCCAGGCGGGGCAGGCGGGCGAAGGTAGCAAGGCCAGCCCAGCGAGGCACTTCGGCGGCGTTGACGGGGCCGACGCGTTCGACGCCGTCGGCTCCGGTGGCGATGACGCGGTTGGGGTCAGCTGAGAAGAAGGCTTGAGTCACGGGTTCTCCTGTGGTTTGCGGGTGCAGGTCTGTCTGTGCGGAACTATCCGGGTGGTGGGGGGTAGGGCGAGCACCGTGTGAGTGCCCACACTTATTCGCTACCACTATAGCGGCAGGACGCGGGGGCGCGGGGTGTTTTTTTTGGGCCCCTACCGGTGGGGCTCCGATACTTATTCAGTGGAGGGCAAAGCCATACCGGGCAGCGCTCCTCTCGATGGCGAACACCCGCACTCCCCCGGCACAACACAGTGCCCAGCGGGGAGAGGCGGGTGCATAAGTTTGCGGCAGGGCGGGCATAAAAAATATGGGGGCACTATGGCGCAAAGTCCCACACTTTTATGTGCAGCCGGTTTGCCCCTAGTCTTCTTGGATTCGCCACCAGCTGGTGTGGCTTTGGTGTGGTTCTAGTTCAATGAGGTCTGTGCCGCTGTTGAAGGCGTTTGCGGGGGCTGTCATGGGTTCAGCAGCAAGGGCTCGCCGCTGAGTTCCGTCTGTATAGAACTGCAACCATTCGATACCGTCTCCGATTGTTAGTCGGGTGGCTTCACCGTTGGGAGCGGTGAGGATAATGTGTGCTTCTCCAGCAGTTTTTTGGATTCCTCCGAAGGCGTGGTCGAGATTTATGCCCTTGAGGGGGATTGTGTCTGCGAGATTGAGGTCTTCGGTGAGGGGGAGTTCCTGGGTGGGAATCATGGATTCGTTGACCTTGAGGTAGGTAGAGACAGGAGCAGTGAGGTTCCATGAGTCGACTGCGCCGGGGGTTTCCTGTTCTGTGCCTGCCATGAGGTAGGGGTGTGCGCCGAGGGCGTAGGGGGCTGTTGTTTCTCCAGTGTTGAGTGCAGTGAAGGTTGTGGTGAGCCCTTGGGCGGTGAGGGTGTAGGTTGCGGTGAGTTTGAGGGGGAAGGGGTAGCCGGGTTGGGGTACTAGGTGGAGATTGGCAGTGACTGATGATGAGTCGGGGGTGTTAATTGCTTGGTTGAGTTCCCAGCGGGTCCAGTCAGCGAGTCCGTGGATTGCATTTCTAAGGGTGGGTTCATTGATGGGCAGCTGGTACTCGGCGCCCTTCCAGGTGTATCGGCCTTCTGCTATGCGGTTGGGCCAGGGGGCGAGGAGGGCGCCTCGGGCGGCTTCTCGTATTTTGTGTGGCGGGGCGGGGAGCACGAGCTGTCGCCCTTTGGGGGAGGTGAGCGATGAGAGGTTGGCACCGACTTCGGTGATTGTTGCTTGGTAGCCGGAGTGTTTGAGGGTGACTGCGGCTCCCTGTGGCTGGTTCTGGGTGGAGGTGGACATGGGGGGTCTTACTCCTTCTCCGCGGATCGGGAGGGGGTGGCTACCAAGAACTCTGGGGGGTTGAAGCCTTCACGGTCGAATGCTTCTGCAACTGCTTCAGCGAGGTTCTCCAGGTTTTCAGTAGGAACCAGTGCAATAGCAGAGCCACCGAAGCCACCTCCTGTCATGCGGGCTCCTAGTGCTCCTGCTTCGCGGGCGGCGTTAACCGCGGTGTCTAGTTCGGGGCATGAGACTCGGTACTGGTCGCGGAGGGAGTCGTGGGAAGCATTGAGGAGTTCACCGAGCTTTTCCCATACGTCATCGGCTGGTGAGTTTACGTTGTCGAAGAGGGCGATACATTCTTCAACACGGGCAATTTCGGTCCAGACGTGGTGTAGGGCATCGCGGATTACTGCCCGGTCTGTTCCGTCGGGCAGGTTGTAGGAGTCTACGTTGTTATCCCACTGTTCGATGAGTTCTTGGGCTTCTTTGAGGGTGGGGGTTCCTTGGAAAGCGTCTCGGAGGTGGTTCACGCCCAGGGCTTCGCGGGCAACCTCGGTTGCTGCCCGTCGGGCGGCGTATTGCCCGTCGGAGAGGTTGTGGTACGCTCGGGTGTCTATCACGAGTACGGAGAGGTTGGCTGAGGCGACGTCGATGGTAAGAGGGCTGGTGGAGAAGTCGCGGCAGTCGATGGCGAGGACGGAGCCTTCTTCTGCACGGAGGGAAATTGACTGGTCCATGCCACCTGTTGAGGCCCCTGCGATGTCGTTTTCGGCTTGGATACAGGCTGAGGCCAGCGCGGCACGTCCCTGGTCGGTGCTGGCGAGGAGTTCTCTAGTGGGCTGTTGGACGGTTAGCAGGTCGTCAACGCCGAGAGCTACAGCGCACTCTAGGGCAGCTGATGATGAGAGTCCTGCACCCAGGGGGACGGAAGAGTCGATGGCGATGTTGGCGCCGAACCCTTCCGGCGAGAAACCAGCAAAATCGCCCTGCTTTTGCTGTTGCATAGCCCAGGGAACACCTGCAACGTAGGAGAGCCAGCCGGAGAGGGGCTGGGTGCCCACCTCAGCAAACTGAACGGTTTCAGTATTGTCATCAGGGGCGGTTGAACCGGCATCACCCTGAGCGGTGACTGCCGTAATTTTTCCGTCTTGGCGGGGGGCCATTGCTACGTAGGTGCGTTGGGGGAGGGCGAAGGGAAGGACGGTGCCACCGCAGTAGTCGATGTGTTCGCCCAGAAGGTTGACGCGCCCAGGGGCTGAGTACACTCCGTAAGGGGCTTCCCCAAAGGAAGTATAGAAGCGGTCTTCGACGTTCTTGCGGAGTGTCTGTGCAGGTACGGTGTTCTTCCAGATAGCAGTCATGGTGTGTTTCCTTTATGCGTCAGAAGCGAGTTCTTTGAATCGGGTGGCGATACGCTCGGGTGTGGTGTCAGATACCCACGCGGCCATAGCGGATTCTGAGCCAGCCAGGTATTTCATCTTTCCGGGGGCGCGCAGGAGGGAGAAAACGCGGAGGTACATGCGTGAGACGTTTTTTCCGCCGATGATAGGGGCCTGGTGCCAGGCTGAGATGTAGGGGAGTTTGTCTACCCCTTCGAAGAATTTGTCGAGTCGATGCAACAGGTCTAGGTACAGCTCGGTGAGTTCGTCTTTTTCTGCTTCGGTAAGTTCTGTGAAGTCACGAACCGGGCGTTTAGGCATGACCATAAGTTCTACAGGCCACTTGGCGGCATACGGTACATACGCCACAAAGGAGTCGGTTTTCCTAATGATTCGTTCTTCTGCTGCAAGTTCTGCAGCGAGAACATCTCCCAGGAGGTCTCCACCGGTTTCTGATGCCCATGCGTCTGCTCGCCGTGCAACAGAAGCTGTATAGGACGGCATGTAGGGGTAGGCATAGATCTGACCGTGGGGGTGGGGCAGGGTTACACCAATTTCTTCTCCACGGTTTTCGAAGGGAAAGACCTGTACGACTCCGTCGAGGGCTGAGAGCTCCTTGGTGCGGTGGGTCCAAGCTTCTACAACGGTGCGCGCCCGTTCATAGCTGAGGGAGCCAAAAGAACCGTACTGGTCTGAGGTGAAGCTGATAACCTCGCAACGGCCGCCTGGTGTGGTCTCCTTGAAAAGGGGCTCATCTCGGAGGGTCTCTAGCGGCCCTTGCAATGAAGGGAAACGGTTTTCAAAGACAACAACGTCGTAGGATTCTTCCGGGATTTCACCGGGTACGGTTCCTACGCCAGCAGGCGCTAGGGGGTCCTCATCAGCAGGCGGCAGGAAGGTTCGGTTGTTGCGGTGAGCAGCGATAGCAATTGATTCGCCGGTCAGAGGGTCGGTACGCACGCAGGCAGCTTCGTGGGGAGGCAGAGTGCGAGGTTCCAGGGGGCGGGTATCGCGGATGGTTCGGGTTTTCCGGTCTGAGACGTAGGGTTCAGAGTCATCGAAGAAGATGATTTCTCGCCCGTCTGCGAGGGTTCCTTTAGTAACTTTTACGTTAGTCATGCGGTAATCACCTTAGCTACGTTGTCGGATAAGAAGTTGTGTCGTTCCTGGGTGAGTTCGTCGGTGACGACGGTGTCGATGTCTGCCCAGGAGGCAAACCGGGATAGCCCAGCCACATTCCATTTACTGGAGTCGAAAACAGCCACGGTGTCGTGGGCGTTTGCGATAAAAGTTCTGTTAGTACTGGTCTCGTTCATGTTGGGGGTGTACATGCCTTTCAGAGTCACACCGTGAGCACCCAGAAACAGAACATCGATGTTGAGGTTTGCCAGAGTTGCGTCCGCAAGCGGTCCAACGAAGGCGTCAGAGGGTGTGCGCTCACCGCCGATAAGGAGCACTTTGGGCTTGTTCCTTGTGTCAGCTAACCCGTGGAAGAAGTCAGAGACGGGGAGGGAGTTAGTGACGATGGTGAGGTTCTCAAGCTCTGTACGGGCAGCTATTTCTTGGGCAAGGCGTGCGCTGGTTGAGCCTCCACCGATTGCA contains these protein-coding regions:
- a CDS encoding RNA-binding domain-containing protein, with the protein product MEWTLEHLNETLNRLRTYGSEEPRLEIKKATEGYPTSIAETLCAFSNMPDGGTLICGIDEAENFSVVGVYDIDELEKSIASALRNSLTPKGNATFDRITVGDAAVLIVSVAPLPLIDRPCYYRGKAYMRYSDGDYAMDDYEITRVLAARERRQHDLEAVAHTSPEDLDRRYTEKFVSAARHTSQRLSQIDDKIVLARKSVTTADHRQLTLAGLYALGNYPQQFYPALKVSGWVEDEVLRNADKLEADGPLVEMLEQTLQWLVRNLRFSVVSDGQGGLKNQPEIPLIVLRELVANALVHRALDADTAYAKDVVIRVYRNRIVITNPGGLWAVTTANLAQPGHKTAVNSALYEICKLAQISDGSRVIEGEGNGIFEAQKAMREAGLPPLEFVDKGFQFTAIIRRPMMGADGAEAVQLPEPRQDGALLGLAETEEKIYSYLLQGGGRTVAEIVEGLHLTRRQVAYNLGKLKDAGLVSSSHVPGKRGAVYGVVG
- a CDS encoding Fic family protein produces the protein MRERQGIITANTARDICSTIRDIDTRVRHGDGVYIGNPVTRRRIYTPPQGAGVISEKLRNWEEFVNSAGSFDPLVKVELAHYQFEAIHPFDDGNGRTGRILNVLMLVSSGLLSEPILYISQSIITQKNDYYRLLNAVTSEGAWEDWTLYMVEAMRLTAVSTLQKIKQIQALQEQVKESIGSQMPVGVVDLLFEQPYCRIKDVVGRCSVTRQTATKYLGELVSAGVLREEKIGREKLFVNEGLMDILKSDVVKG
- a CDS encoding PLP-dependent aminotransferase family protein, with amino-acid sequence MSKIAALLAEANPAEARIMRHFADRAAGFRPSAVRDVFEVAMRPGIISLAGGNPDLDLLPLDRLGAMSARIIEEEGLEVLQYGSGAGLEALAELVCDFMESEGARPAVDDIQMTAGSQMGLDLATKLFVNPGDVILAEGPTYTGALGVFEGYQADVRQVALDADGLDPAAVARAIEEIRAEGKQVKFLYTIPNFQNPTGISLSDERRAELVHICREADVLIVEDNPYGQLSFTGERRRSLYSLDPENVLYLGSFSKVFSPGVRVGWMVAPFRVRKFLQIAGEAVTICPSVLSQRLVLGFMSEGLWESHTRATAALYEARCKAVLDACEKYMPEGTTWTVPEGGFFTWLTLPAGGKYEDATDALAPAIEAGVVFIPGSAFYEPVVGSDGVSRNPGANQLRIAFSAIEPDALTEGVRRLAEVLKG
- the speB gene encoding agmatinase, with the translated sequence MATGADGVERVGPVNAAEVPRWAGLATFARLPRLDQVEKADIVVAGMPWDSGVSYRPGARFGSNHVRESSRLLRPFNPAANISPFKEAQVADAGDIIGNPFNIEEALAMFEAGAHELTKDGARLVTIGGDHTVALANLRNLAKKHGKVALLHFDAHLDTWDTYFGAEYTHGTPFRRAFEEDLLDTDALCHVGTRGPLYGTEDLEDDARFGFGIVTSADVYYLGVQKVVELLRERIGDKPLYVSIDIDVLDPAHAPGTGTPEAGGITSRELLEILRGLRGLNLVGSEVVEVSPAYDHAELTGIAAAHTVYELISLHAAGVGAEPTSPASGVADITYGGKE
- a CDS encoding aldose 1-epimerase family protein, which codes for MSTSTQNQPQGAAVTLKHSGYQATITEVGANLSSLTSPKGRQLVLPAPPHKIREAARGALLAPWPNRIAEGRYTWKGAEYQLPINEPTLRNAIHGLADWTRWELNQAINTPDSSSVTANLHLVPQPGYPFPLKLTATYTLTAQGLTTTFTALNTGETTAPYALGAHPYLMAGTEQETPGAVDSWNLTAPVSTYLKVNESMIPTQELPLTEDLNLADTIPLKGINLDHAFGGIQKTAGEAHIILTAPNGEATRLTIGDGIEWLQFYTDGTQRRALAAEPMTAPANAFNSGTDLIELEPHQSHTSWWRIQED
- the galK gene encoding galactokinase, with the protein product MTAIWKNTVPAQTLRKNVEDRFYTSFGEAPYGVYSAPGRVNLLGEHIDYCGGTVLPFALPQRTYVAMAPRQDGKITAVTAQGDAGSTAPDDNTETVQFAEVGTQPLSGWLSYVAGVPWAMQQQKQGDFAGFSPEGFGANIAIDSSVPLGAGLSSSAALECAVALGVDDLLTVQQPTRELLASTDQGRAALASACIQAENDIAGASTGGMDQSISLRAEEGSVLAIDCRDFSTSPLTIDVASANLSVLVIDTRAYHNLSDGQYAARRAATEVAREALGVNHLRDAFQGTPTLKEAQELIEQWDNNVDSYNLPDGTDRAVIRDALHHVWTEIARVEECIALFDNVNSPADDVWEKLGELLNASHDSLRDQYRVSCPELDTAVNAAREAGALGARMTGGGFGGSAIALVPTENLENLAEAVAEAFDREGFNPPEFLVATPSRSAEKE
- the galT gene encoding galactose-1-phosphate uridylyltransferase, producing MTNVKVTKGTLADGREIIFFDDSEPYVSDRKTRTIRDTRPLEPRTLPPHEAACVRTDPLTGESIAIAAHRNNRTFLPPADEDPLAPAGVGTVPGEIPEESYDVVVFENRFPSLQGPLETLRDEPLFKETTPGGRCEVISFTSDQYGSFGSLSYERARTVVEAWTHRTKELSALDGVVQVFPFENRGEEIGVTLPHPHGQIYAYPYMPSYTASVARRADAWASETGGDLLGDVLAAELAAEERIIRKTDSFVAYVPYAAKWPVELMVMPKRPVRDFTELTEAEKDELTELYLDLLHRLDKFFEGVDKLPYISAWHQAPIIGGKNVSRMYLRVFSLLRAPGKMKYLAGSESAMAAWVSDTTPERIATRFKELASDA
- a CDS encoding DeoR/GlpR family DNA-binding transcription regulator, which codes for MLAQQRHNAIVAKVQEKGTVQVQDLAGLLNVSAMTIRRDLAELEEQGLLSRVHGGATISESTHEPIFAEKTTLNAESKAKIAKAAAQLVRSGQSIAIGGGSTSARLAQEIAARTELENLTIVTNSLPVSDFFHGLADTRNKPKVLLIGGERTPSDAFVGPLADATLANLNIDVLFLGAHGVTLKGMYTPNMNETSTNRTFIANAHDTVAVFDSSKWNVAGLSRFASWADIDTVVTDELTQERHNFLSDNVAKVITA